A portion of the Streptomyces platensis genome contains these proteins:
- a CDS encoding FHA domain-containing protein, translating into MPTCPSGHQSVAEDWCEVCGQRMAGAVPPPPSLPAGFLNTPPPGQPGPPPGQPGPPPGQPGPPPVQPGPPPGGPGPDFGAPGPDSQGGQGGYGFPPAQPGPQGGPDSQGGYGFPPPQPGPQGGPGAPGPDFGGPGAPGPGPQGGQGGYGFPPPQPQQPQPPQQQGMPGGPGPGPGGQPETCPQCGTPREAMAPFCEGCRYNFLTNSPTSYAPPGQQPGPPPGGPGPDFGGQGGPGTQGGQGGYGFPPPQPGPQGGPGAPGDFGGQGGPGPQGGQGGYGFPPPQPQHPQPPQQQGMPGGPGPGGFPPGPPPGMPGPGPQGGPPPQQGGDDWTLNPPSAQAGPPPMAPAPPGPGPQAPYEQQPPAPFPPQQPGPYEQQPPFEQQQPGPYEQQQQQPPYEQQQMQQQPGPDQQWNGGPGQGPAAPPQGPAPVVGAGWVVAVAPDREYFMAMMGRSGPEAAGLNLPSYSPEQVLPLANGQIAVGRRRNSTGESPDIDLGSAPEDPGVSHQHALLVQQQDGSWAVVDQNSTNGTTVNLAEDPIQPYVPVPLHEGDRVHVGAWTTLTVRRG; encoded by the coding sequence ATGCCGACCTGCCCGAGCGGCCACCAGTCGGTGGCCGAAGACTGGTGCGAGGTGTGCGGCCAGCGGATGGCGGGCGCTGTCCCCCCGCCGCCCTCCCTGCCTGCCGGATTTCTGAACACGCCGCCGCCCGGCCAGCCCGGTCCGCCGCCCGGCCAGCCGGGTCCTCCGCCGGGTCAGCCCGGCCCGCCGCCGGTACAGCCCGGCCCGCCGCCCGGTGGCCCCGGCCCCGACTTCGGTGCCCCCGGTCCCGACTCCCAGGGTGGCCAGGGCGGCTACGGGTTCCCCCCGGCGCAGCCCGGCCCGCAGGGCGGCCCCGACTCCCAGGGCGGCTATGGCTTCCCGCCGCCGCAGCCCGGTCCCCAGGGCGGCCCCGGCGCCCCCGGTCCCGACTTCGGCGGCCCCGGTGCGCCCGGCCCCGGCCCGCAGGGCGGCCAGGGCGGTTACGGCTTCCCGCCACCGCAGCCCCAGCAGCCCCAGCCCCCGCAGCAGCAGGGCATGCCCGGCGGCCCCGGCCCCGGCCCCGGTGGACAGCCGGAGACCTGCCCGCAGTGCGGTACGCCGCGTGAGGCGATGGCGCCGTTCTGTGAGGGGTGCCGCTACAACTTCCTCACCAACTCCCCGACGTCCTACGCCCCGCCCGGCCAGCAGCCGGGCCCGCCGCCCGGCGGTCCGGGCCCCGACTTCGGTGGCCAGGGCGGCCCCGGCACCCAGGGCGGCCAGGGCGGCTACGGGTTCCCGCCGCCGCAGCCCGGCCCGCAGGGCGGCCCCGGTGCGCCCGGCGACTTCGGCGGCCAGGGCGGCCCCGGCCCGCAGGGCGGCCAGGGCGGTTACGGCTTCCCGCCGCCCCAGCCCCAGCACCCCCAGCCTCCGCAGCAGCAGGGCATGCCCGGCGGCCCCGGCCCCGGCGGCTTCCCGCCCGGCCCGCCCCCCGGCATGCCCGGCCCCGGCCCGCAGGGCGGCCCGCCGCCGCAGCAGGGCGGCGACGACTGGACGCTGAACCCGCCGAGCGCCCAGGCCGGCCCCCCGCCGATGGCACCCGCGCCGCCCGGCCCGGGCCCGCAGGCCCCGTACGAGCAGCAGCCGCCCGCGCCGTTCCCGCCGCAGCAGCCGGGGCCGTACGAGCAGCAGCCCCCGTTCGAGCAGCAGCAGCCCGGCCCGTATGAGCAGCAGCAACAGCAGCCTCCGTACGAGCAGCAGCAGATGCAGCAGCAGCCCGGCCCTGACCAGCAGTGGAACGGCGGCCCCGGCCAGGGTCCCGCGGCACCGCCGCAGGGTCCGGCGCCGGTCGTCGGTGCCGGCTGGGTGGTGGCGGTCGCACCGGACCGTGAGTACTTCATGGCGATGATGGGCCGCAGCGGCCCGGAGGCGGCGGGGCTCAACCTGCCCTCGTACTCCCCCGAGCAGGTGCTGCCGCTCGCCAACGGCCAGATCGCGGTCGGCCGCCGCCGCAACAGCACCGGCGAGTCCCCGGACATCGATCTGGGCAGCGCGCCGGAGGACCCGGGCGTCTCGCACCAGCACGCGCTGCTGGTGCAGCAGCAGGACGGCAGCTGGGCAGTGGTGGACCAGAACTCCACCAACGGCACGACGGTCAACCTCGCCGAGGACCCGATCCAGCCCTATGTGCCGGTGCCGCTCCATGAGGGCGACCGGGTGCATGTCGGCGCCTGGACGACGCTGACCGTCCGCCGCGGCTGA
- a CDS encoding globin translates to MNKIPRGTLEEQTFYEQVGGEETFRRLVHRFYQGVAEDPLLRPMYPEEDLGPAEERLALFLMQYWGGPRTYSDGRGHPRLRMRHAPFTVDRAAHDAWLRHMRDAVDSLGLSEKHETQLWNYLTYAAASMINAAD, encoded by the coding sequence GTGAACAAGATTCCACGCGGCACGCTCGAGGAGCAGACCTTCTACGAACAGGTCGGAGGCGAGGAGACCTTCCGGCGCCTGGTGCACCGCTTCTACCAGGGAGTCGCCGAGGACCCGCTGCTGCGGCCGATGTACCCGGAGGAGGACCTGGGTCCGGCCGAGGAGCGGCTCGCGCTCTTCCTCATGCAGTACTGGGGCGGCCCCCGTACGTACAGCGACGGCCGCGGGCACCCCCGGCTGCGGATGCGGCACGCCCCGTTCACCGTCGACCGGGCCGCCCATGACGCCTGGCTGCGGCACATGCGGGACGCGGTGGACTCCCTCGGCCTGTCCGAGAAGCACGAGACCCAGCTGTGGAACTACCTCACCTACGCCGCCGCCTCGATGATCAACGCCGCGGACTGA
- a CDS encoding thioesterase family protein, with product MRHLYSCPLRWSDMDAFGHVNNAVFVRYLEEARIDFMRRLAPGDGSPSFTGGSVVARHEIDYVRPLVHRHAPVTVELWVKKISAASMTVGYEVKDEDTLYLRASTVVVPYDFTEERPRRLSAEEKAILKEYLDDAAHQGGSAAV from the coding sequence GTGCGACACCTCTACTCCTGCCCCCTGCGCTGGTCGGACATGGACGCGTTCGGCCATGTCAACAACGCGGTGTTCGTCCGCTACCTCGAAGAGGCGCGGATCGACTTCATGCGCCGGCTGGCGCCGGGGGACGGCAGCCCGTCGTTCACGGGCGGCTCGGTCGTCGCCCGGCACGAGATCGACTATGTGCGGCCGCTGGTCCACCGGCACGCGCCGGTGACCGTCGAGTTGTGGGTGAAGAAGATCAGCGCCGCGTCGATGACGGTCGGCTACGAGGTCAAGGACGAGGACACCCTCTACCTGCGGGCCTCGACGGTCGTCGTGCCGTACGACTTCACCGAGGAGCGTCCCCGCCGCCTCAGCGCGGAGGAGAAGGCGATCCTCAAGGAGTATCTGGACGACGCCGCGCATCAGGGGGGATCCGCCGCGGTATGA
- the ettA gene encoding energy-dependent translational throttle protein EttA, translated as MAEYIYTMRKARKAHGDKVILDDVTLSFLPGAKIGVVGPNGAGKSTVLKIMAGLEQPSNGDAFITPGYTVGMLLQEPPLDESKTVLQNVQDGAAEIMGKLHRFNEVAELMATDYSDELMEEMGKLQEDLDHANAWDLDTQLEQAMDALGCPPGDWPVTNLSGGERRRVALCKLLLEAPDLLLLDEPTNHLDAESVQWLEQHLAKYPGTVVAVTHDRYFLDHVAQWICEVDRGRLHGYEGNYSKYLETKQTRLKVEGQKDAKRAKRLKEELEWVRSNAKGRQAKSKSRLARYEEMAAEADKMRKLDFEEIQIPPGPRLGNVVVEVDKLNKAFGEKVLIEDLSFTLPRNGIVGIIGPNGAGKTTLFKMLQGLETPDSGDIKVGETVKISYVDQSRENIDPKKTLWAVVSDELDYINVGQVEMPSRAYVSAFGFKGPDQQKPAGVLSGGERNRLNLALTLKQGGNLLLLDEPTNDLDVETLSSLENALLEFPGCAVVVSHDRWFLDRVATHILAYEGESKWFWFEGNFESYEKNKVERLGADAARPHRATYKKLTRG; from the coding sequence TTGGCTGAGTACATCTACACGATGCGCAAGGCGCGCAAGGCGCACGGCGACAAGGTCATCCTCGATGACGTGACGCTGAGCTTCCTGCCGGGCGCAAAGATCGGTGTCGTGGGTCCCAACGGCGCCGGTAAGTCCACGGTGCTGAAGATCATGGCCGGTCTTGAGCAGCCGTCGAACGGTGACGCGTTCATCACCCCGGGCTACACCGTCGGCATGCTCCTCCAGGAGCCGCCGCTGGACGAGTCCAAGACGGTGCTCCAGAACGTCCAGGACGGCGCCGCCGAGATCATGGGCAAGCTCCACCGCTTCAACGAGGTCGCCGAGCTGATGGCGACCGACTACTCCGACGAGCTCATGGAGGAGATGGGCAAGCTCCAGGAGGACCTCGACCACGCCAACGCGTGGGACCTGGACACCCAGCTCGAGCAGGCCATGGACGCCCTCGGCTGCCCGCCCGGCGACTGGCCGGTCACCAACCTCTCCGGTGGTGAGCGCCGCCGCGTCGCGCTGTGCAAGCTGCTGCTGGAGGCCCCCGACCTGCTGCTCCTCGACGAGCCCACCAACCACCTGGACGCCGAGTCCGTGCAGTGGCTGGAGCAGCACCTGGCGAAGTACCCCGGCACCGTCGTCGCCGTCACCCACGACCGGTACTTCCTCGACCACGTCGCCCAGTGGATCTGCGAGGTCGACCGCGGCCGCCTGCACGGCTACGAGGGCAACTACTCCAAGTACCTGGAGACCAAGCAGACCCGTCTCAAGGTCGAGGGCCAGAAGGACGCCAAGCGCGCCAAGCGTCTGAAGGAAGAGCTGGAGTGGGTCCGCTCCAACGCCAAGGGGCGGCAGGCCAAGTCCAAGTCGCGACTGGCCCGTTACGAGGAAATGGCCGCCGAGGCCGACAAGATGCGGAAGCTGGACTTCGAGGAGATCCAGATCCCGCCGGGCCCGCGCCTGGGCAATGTCGTCGTCGAGGTCGACAAGCTCAACAAGGCCTTCGGCGAGAAGGTCCTGATCGAGGACCTGAGCTTCACCCTGCCGCGTAACGGCATCGTCGGCATCATCGGCCCGAACGGCGCCGGCAAGACCACGCTGTTCAAGATGCTCCAGGGTCTGGAGACCCCGGACTCCGGCGACATCAAGGTCGGCGAGACCGTCAAGATCTCCTACGTCGACCAGAGCCGCGAGAACATCGACCCCAAGAAGACCCTGTGGGCCGTCGTCTCCGACGAGCTGGACTACATCAACGTCGGCCAGGTCGAGATGCCTTCGCGGGCGTACGTCTCCGCGTTCGGCTTCAAGGGCCCGGACCAGCAGAAGCCGGCCGGGGTGCTCTCCGGTGGTGAGCGCAACCGCCTCAACCTGGCGCTGACCCTCAAGCAGGGCGGCAACCTGCTGCTCCTCGACGAGCCGACCAACGACCTCGACGTCGAAACCCTGTCGTCGCTGGAGAACGCGCTCCTGGAGTTCCCGGGCTGCGCCGTGGTCGTCTCCCACGACCGCTGGTTCCTCGACCGAGTCGCCACGCACATCCTGGCGTACGAGGGCGAGTCCAAGTGGTTCTGGTTCGAGGGCAACTTCGAGTCCTACGAGAAGAACAAGGTCGAGCGCCTCGGTGCGGATGCGGCCCGTCCGCACCGCGCCACGTACAAGAAGCTCACCCGGGGCTGA